Within Microterricola gilva, the genomic segment GCCGACGCTCACCTGCAGCGAGGCGTGGATCTGCTCCTTCATGGCCTCGACGTGGCTGATCAGGCCAATCGTGCGGCCGCCGGTGCGGAGGCTGTCGAGCGTCGCCATTGCGATCTCGAGGGTGTCGGCATCCAGCGAGCCGAAGCCCTCGTCGATGAACAGCGTGTCGAGCGTGATGCCGCCGGCCCGCCCGGTCACCACCTCGGCGAGCCCGAGCGCGAGCGCCAGCGAGGCCAGGAAGGTCTCGCCACCCGAGAGGGAGTGCGTCGCCCGTTGCTGGCCGGTGTGCCCGTCGAGGATGGCCAGCCCGAGCCCGGACTGGGCGCCGCGGTGGGCGATGCCGTCGTCGTGTTCGAGCGTGTACCGCCCGCCGCTCATCTGGCGCAGCCGGGCGTTCGCCGCCGCCACGATCTCCTCCAGCTCGGCCGCCAGCACGAAGCTCTCGAGGCGCATCCGCCTCTCGTTCGGGGCGTCGCCCTTGAGCGTGGCCGCGAGGCGGGCGACCACCTCGTAGCGGTCGAGCAGTTCGGCGGATGCCGCGAGCAGTCGGCTGGCGCGAGCGATGAGCTCGTCGAGCGCGCCCGCCTGCCCGTGCACCGTGGCGTGCCGGGCGAGCGCGTCGTCACGGGCGTCGCGGGCGGTGGCCAGCGCGGCCGCCGAGGCGTCCAGTTCGACCAGTTCGGCCGGAAGCTCGGCCAGTTCCGGCTCGCCGAGCGTCGCCGTCGCCGCGGCGACGGCATCGTCGTGTGACCGCACGCGCGACTCGATCGCGGTGCGGGCGTTGGCGTCGAGGTGGGCGGAGCTGACCGCCTCCGCCGAGTCGAATCCGTGCGCAAGCAGTTGTCCGGCGAGGGCGGCATCCGCGTCGACGATGGCAGCGGCGGCCGCAGTGTCGGCGGTGATCGCCTCGGCGAGCCGGCGGGCCTGCAGGAGCAGCTCCGCGAGGGCGGCGCTGCGCTCGGCGACCGTCGTGTAGCCGGCGCGCTGGGCGGCGAGCCGCTGCTCGGCGGACTCTCGCCTGGCACCCGCCGTTGCCAGCGCCGTCGTGGCGAGGGCGAGCTCGTCCCGGAGCGAGGCGACGAGGGCCTCAGCGCTCTCGTGCTCTGCGCGCCGCGCCGCGAGCACGGAGCCCAGCAGCTCGGCCTCGCTCTCGGCTGCGGCTGCGGTGTCGCGGGCCGCCGTCGCCGCAGTGATCAACCCGGCGAGCTCCGGAGCGGTGCGACCTCCGGCGCTGGCCGTTGCCGCCGCCAGCTTCTCCGCGAGCGCGCCGGCGGCACGCCTGGCCTCCTCCGCTCGCTCGCGCCGCACGGCCAGCACGGCCTCGGCCGCCTCGATGTCGGCTTCGGTCACGGCGTCGGCCGAGGGCTGCGCCGGATTCGGGTGCTCGGTCGCGCCGCACACGGCGCAGGCATCGCCGTCGCGCAGTGCGATGGCGAGCTCGGCGGCATGGCCGTTCAGCCGGGCAGCGCGCAGCCGGTCGAGTTCGGCGGATGCCGCGGTGCTCTCCTGACCGCTGGTGAGTTCGAGTGCTCGGGCGGCGGCGAGTCGGGTTTCGAGCGTCGCGGCGAGCTCGGCGTGCTCCCGTGCCGTGGTCAGCCGGCTGCACTCCGCGGCGGTTCCCTCGAGCGTGGCGGCGACCGCCACCAACTCTCCGAGACGAGCATTGTCTGCCGCGATCAGCCCGGGCAGGGCCGCCGTATGTTCGAGTGCCTCGGCGAGTGCCGTCTCCGCGGTCTCGTGCGCACTCCGTAACCGTTCGACCTCTGCACGCTGCGCGGGCATCTCGCGTTCGAGTTGCAGGGCATCGTCGAGTGCGCCCTGCTGCAGCGTCGCGCGCTCGATCACCGCGTCGATCTCCGCAGGAGTTGTGGCGACGGCGGAACCCGCCGAGCCTGTGGCGGCCGCGGACGCGGCAGCACCAGTGGAGCCAGACGAGCCAGACGAGTCGGCAGCGCCGGCAGAGTCACCAGGGGCAGCAGGCGTGGGGACCGCCGCGGCAGACGTGGCGAAGGCGCGCTGCGCCCCGGCCAGTGATGCTGCGGCGTGCTCGGCCGCCGCCCGCGCGCGGTGCGCCGCCGTGACGGCGCCGATCGCGACATCGGCGCGGCCGGCCGCGGTGAGCGCGGCCCGGTCGGCGTCGACGGCCTGGGCCGCCGTGCGAAGAGCCTCCAGCCGATGCTCGGCGTCCGCGCGGCGCAGCTGCGCACTCCGTCGGGCAACGAGCGCGTCGTGCGCGCCGTCGGCGAGCGTGAAGGCGGAGTCGGCGGCATCCGCCTCACGTGCGGCGCCCGATACCCGTTCGTGAGCGGCATCGCTCAGCGCGGCGAGCCACGGCGTCACCTGTTCCGGCACGGGCGGCTCCGGAATGCGCACCAGATCGGCGCCGAGCGCGGGCGGCTCGTCGACACCCGCGGAACCCTCCGCCGCGCCCGACGCGGGGCTCGCGAACGCCGCACGCTCGCCCTCAGCTCCGGCCGCGGCGCCCGGCGCCGCTTCGTCGTCCGCCCCGAGGCCGAGCGAACGGGCGATCGTCACGGCCTGTTCGAGCATCTGGGCGAGCGTGGTGCGCTGCGAACCGAGTTCGCCGTCGAGGGCCTTGCGCTGCTCGGTGATCGCGAGCTCGTAGTCCTGGAAGCGGCGCGTGCCGAAGAGCGAGCGCAGCACGTCCTGGCGGGCCTCACTCTTGGCCAGCAGGAACTGCTGGAAACGGTTCTGGGCGAGCAGGATCACCTGCAGGAACTGGTCGCGGTTGAGCCCGACGAGCTCGGCGACGCGCGGGCCGACGGTGCGGGGGCCGGCATCGATGCCGACCCAATCGCCGCCACGCAGCTCGAACAGCTCGGCGGTCGGCTTCTGCGTGACGGTCCCGACGCCCCGCGCCTTCTGCCGTTCGTACTCCGGCGCGCGCTCGACCCGGTAGCGGGTGTCGCCTGCGGTGAACTCGAGCGTGACCAGGCTGGGGTCGTCTGGCCCGCAGTGGTCGCTGCGCAGCCGACCCTTGGTGCCGTCGTAGCGCGGGACGCCGTCGTAGAGCGCGAAGCAGATCGCGTCGAGGATGCTCGACTTGCCCGCACCGGTCTTGCCGCCCATCAGGAAGATGCCGTCGTCAGCGAAGGCGTCGAAGTCCACGTGCTGCGCGGTCTTGTACGGGCCGAAGCCCTGCACCGTGAGTCGGTTGATCCTCATGCCGCGTCGCCGGCCAGTCTGGCGTCGTTCAGCGCGATCACCTCGGCCAGCAGCGCGCGTTCGGCGTCGCTGGCACCGACGCCGTTGCGCACGTGCTCGAGAAAGCCGCCGACGATCTCGCCGTCGCTCTTGGCCTTGATGCGTTCGGAGTAGCTGGCCCCGGATGCCGCCGCGACGACGCTCGGGCGGTGGTCGAGCGTCGCGCACCAGCGGAACCGCGTCTGCAGCGTGCGCATGGCGTCGAGCGGACGGGACTGGTCGGTGAGCACCGCGAACACCCAGTCCTGCTCGGCGTGCTCGTGCGCGGCATCCGTCATCAGCTCGTCGAGCGTTCCGGTGAGGATGCTGAGCCGGCGGGGAGTCGGCAGCTCGAGCCACTCCACCGACTCGAGGCCGTCGGCGCCGAGCTCGACGAGCCAGCCGCCGCGCGGCTTGCCCGCCTCGCTGAAGGAGAAGTGCAGCGGGGCGCCGGAGTAGCGGGCCCGCTCGCTGAGGGTCGAGCGGCCGTGGATGTGGCCGAGGGCCACGTAGTCGGGGCCGTCGAAGGTGGACAGCGGAACGAGGTCGAGCCCGCCGGCGGTGATGTCGCGCACGACGTCATCGGAGACCAGGCCGGAGCAGTCGGGCATGCCGTCGGCGCCCGCTGCACCCGCCGCGTCCAGACCCGTCGCTGCGCCGACGGTGGCGCCGCCGACGTTCACCGCGAAGCAGTGCGACATGACGACGCTGCGGCCGCCGCGTGCCGCCAGGTCGGCGCGCACGCGGTCCATCGCGAAGTCGAGCACCTGCGCATGGCTGCGCAGCGGGACGCCGGGGTAGATGCCGCGCACGAGCGCCGGCTCGAGATAGGGGATGCCGTATATGTGCACGGCGCCGTGCTCGTCGCTGAGCGTGACGGGTCGGTCGTGCAGCTCGGTCTTGGCGAGCACGTGCACGCCGCCGAAGGCCGCGAACTCCGACTGGAAGCCGAGGCGGGTCGCGGAGTCGTGGTTGCCGCTGCTCAGGATGACGGTGGCGCCGGCCTCGCGGATCGCGCTGAGCGCCCGGCCAAGCAGTTCGTAGCTGTCGCGCGACGGCACGGCAGAGTCGAAAACGTCCCCGGCGACGAGCACGACGTCGATCGCCCGCTCGCGCACGAGCGCGGCGAGTTCGCGCAGCACCTCGTCGAGCGCCGCGAGCGTTGAATGCCCGTGAAAGGTGCGCCCGACGTGCCAGTCCGAGGTGTGCAAGATCCGCATGCTTCAACGGTAGCGGTGGCCGCTGACACGACCGTGTACGGCGCGGGCGGCGGGGTGAGTAGCAGGGTGAACTGCACGCCGACCGGCAACGGTCTCAGGGGCCGGACGTACGCTCATCTCATGAATCGCACATATGTCGTCACAGGCTCAGCATCGGGAATCGGCGCCGCTACGGCCGAACTGCTGCGGGAGCGCGGCAACCGGGTGATCGGCGTCGATCTGCGGGACGCCGAGGTCGTCGCAGACCTCTCGACCTCGGCCGGTCGGGTCGCGGCCGCGGAGGCCGTGCTCGCGGCATCCGATGGCCAGATCGACGCCGTCATCGCCGCCGCCGGAATCTCGGCCCCGCGCGCGCTGACCGTCTCGGTCAATTTTTTCGGTGTCACGGAGTTCCTCGAGGCTCTCGCCCCCGCCCTCGCCCGCAGCACGGCGCCCCGCGTCGCGGCCGTCAGCTCGATGGCGTCGCTGCAGCCGAACTCGGCCGAGCTCGTCGAGGCGCTGCTTGGCGGCGACGAGGCTGCGGCGATCGCCATCGGCACGGCGCTGGCGGAGGACGGTCCGGAGACGGGCTACCTCAACTACCCGTCGAGCAAGCGCGCCCTCAGCCGCTGGATCCGCCGCGAGTCGATCACGCCGCGCTGGGCCGGCGCCGGCATCCCGATGAACGCGGTCGCCCCCGGCACCGTCGTCACCCCCATGACCCGCGAGCTGCTGGCGAGCGAGGAGGGGCGTGCCATGGTCGACGCCGCCGTGCCGATGCCGCTGAACGGCCACTCCGAGCCGATCGTGATCGCGCGCCTGCTGGCCTGGCTGACGAGCGAGGAGAACACGCACACCACCGGGCAGACGATCTACACCGACGGCGGGGCGGATGCCTCGCTGCGTGGCGACAACATCTGGGACTGAAACCGCGGTCGTTCCGCGACTCGGAGATTCTTGTCGCTACGGGTCGAATCCCGCTGCGGGTGGCTGTTCCACCACGAATCTCCGAGTAGCGGTCCGGCGCGCTACCCCGCGAGCAGGCGCAGCGTCTGCTCG encodes:
- a CDS encoding AAA family ATPase produces the protein MRINRLTVQGFGPYKTAQHVDFDAFADDGIFLMGGKTGAGKSSILDAICFALYDGVPRYDGTKGRLRSDHCGPDDPSLVTLEFTAGDTRYRVERAPEYERQKARGVGTVTQKPTAELFELRGGDWVGIDAGPRTVGPRVAELVGLNRDQFLQVILLAQNRFQQFLLAKSEARQDVLRSLFGTRRFQDYELAITEQRKALDGELGSQRTTLAQMLEQAVTIARSLGLGADDEAAPGAAAGAEGERAAFASPASGAAEGSAGVDEPPALGADLVRIPEPPVPEQVTPWLAALSDAAHERVSGAAREADAADSAFTLADGAHDALVARRSAQLRRADAEHRLEALRTAAQAVDADRAALTAAGRADVAIGAVTAAHRARAAAEHAAASLAGAQRAFATSAAAVPTPAAPGDSAGAADSSGSSGSTGAAASAAATGSAGSAVATTPAEIDAVIERATLQQGALDDALQLEREMPAQRAEVERLRSAHETAETALAEALEHTAALPGLIAADNARLGELVAVAATLEGTAAECSRLTTAREHAELAATLETRLAAARALELTSGQESTAASAELDRLRAARLNGHAAELAIALRDGDACAVCGATEHPNPAQPSADAVTEADIEAAEAVLAVRRERAEEARRAAGALAEKLAAATASAGGRTAPELAGLITAATAARDTAAAAESEAELLGSVLAARRAEHESAEALVASLRDELALATTALATAGARRESAEQRLAAQRAGYTTVAERSAALAELLLQARRLAEAITADTAAAAAIVDADAALAGQLLAHGFDSAEAVSSAHLDANARTAIESRVRSHDDAVAAATATLGEPELAELPAELVELDASAAALATARDARDDALARHATVHGQAGALDELIARASRLLAASAELLDRYEVVARLAATLKGDAPNERRMRLESFVLAAELEEIVAAANARLRQMSGGRYTLEHDDGIAHRGAQSGLGLAILDGHTGQQRATHSLSGGETFLASLALALGLAEVVTGRAGGITLDTLFIDEGFGSLDADTLEIAMATLDSLRTGGRTIGLISHVEAMKEQIHASLQVSVGEHGWSTITQEAA
- a CDS encoding SDR family oxidoreductase produces the protein MNRTYVVTGSASGIGAATAELLRERGNRVIGVDLRDAEVVADLSTSAGRVAAAEAVLAASDGQIDAVIAAAGISAPRALTVSVNFFGVTEFLEALAPALARSTAPRVAAVSSMASLQPNSAELVEALLGGDEAAAIAIGTALAEDGPETGYLNYPSSKRALSRWIRRESITPRWAGAGIPMNAVAPGTVVTPMTRELLASEEGRAMVDAAVPMPLNGHSEPIVIARLLAWLTSEENTHTTGQTIYTDGGADASLRGDNIWD
- a CDS encoding exonuclease SbcCD subunit D, translating into MRILHTSDWHVGRTFHGHSTLAALDEVLRELAALVRERAIDVVLVAGDVFDSAVPSRDSYELLGRALSAIREAGATVILSSGNHDSATRLGFQSEFAAFGGVHVLAKTELHDRPVTLSDEHGAVHIYGIPYLEPALVRGIYPGVPLRSHAQVLDFAMDRVRADLAARGGRSVVMSHCFAVNVGGATVGAATGLDAAGAAGADGMPDCSGLVSDDVVRDITAGGLDLVPLSTFDGPDYVALGHIHGRSTLSERARYSGAPLHFSFSEAGKPRGGWLVELGADGLESVEWLELPTPRRLSILTGTLDELMTDAAHEHAEQDWVFAVLTDQSRPLDAMRTLQTRFRWCATLDHRPSVVAAASGASYSERIKAKSDGEIVGGFLEHVRNGVGASDAERALLAEVIALNDARLAGDAA